The Salvelinus alpinus chromosome 14, SLU_Salpinus.1, whole genome shotgun sequence genomic sequence ttgtagatgtgtgaaacaggacaaatataagcacccaaattattattattataaataaagCAGTGCTCCACATTCAATACGTTAGCTAATCAACCAACAAAGGGTAATTGAATAGGATTAAGATAGTAGGCCTACTGGTGTGAATGAAGAATGTGTTGCATTTTAAAATGAATAGGACAAGTTGCCCTTAATCAGAAGGGATGCTACAGTATTATAGTAGCTATATAGGCCAATGGTGTGTGTTCTATGCTGCTGCACATGGGTCTGGAGGGAAGCATCTTACCATGGCTGCAGCTGCTGCCTGGGCTGCCACAGCCGTATGGTTGACCTGGTGTTGAGAGGATTTGATTTTGGCCTGTAAGTGTGCAGGGGGGTGGAAGTACTTGCACTTCTCCCTGGAGCAGCGCGACTTGATGTAGTCCATGCAGACGGTGACCGTGTTGTCACTGGTGTCGATCATGGGGCTGTCGCTGGGGTGGGCAAAGCGGCAGTCCGTCTCGCCTCGCGCACAGGTCCCCCGCTGGAACTCACGACACACCTACAATAGGACAACCACACAGGAAGAGATGGATGAAGTAATAGCACCCTGGAAATGTACGCTGTTCGACAGTCAACAGGCATTCCGTaatgaatatacactgagtgtacaaaacattaggaacacctgctctttccatgacatagactgacaaggtgaatccatatgaaagctatgatccattattgatgtcacttgttaaatccacttcatatCAGTGTAAATGGagtggaggaaacaggttaaagaaggatttttaagccttgatacaattgaCACATGGCAtgcgtatgtgtgccatttagagagtgaatgggcaagacaaaagatttaaatgCCATTAAACAGGGTATggaagtaggtgccaggcacaccggattgtgtcaagaactgcaccactgctgggtttttcacgctcaacagtttcgtgtgtgtatcaagaatggttcaccacccaaaggacataaaGCCATGGGGCGTGAAGGGATGTGAAGACATGTGAAGACATGTGAAGACATGTGAAGGGATTTGAAGAGCATTAATGCAGCTGTGGTAAGAACTCAGGCTCCATGTTCACCCCTCACAAAACAGACATGTATCTAGTCTCTGAAGAATAATGCTGCTAGGTTTTTcatactcaacagtttcccgtgtgtatcaagaatggtccaccacccaaagaacatccagccaacttgacacaactgtgggaagcattggaggcaacatgggccagcatccctgtggaacacttttgacaccttgtagagtccatgccctgaggaattgaggctgttctgagggcaaaagggggggctgcaactcaatattaggaaggtgttctcaaTGTGTTGTATATTCCGTTTATTAATACAGCATATCTCAGACAATGATACGGCCTTGTTCTTGTTTGTGTGAAGGTGATTTGATACCTCCAGTTTGTCGATGCGCAATAGCTTctgggagggggaagaggaggacgagTTAGAGCTCTGGAGTGTGACCGGGGGGCTTCCAGGGACCATGACTGGGGTGCTGGGGAGCAGCTCCGTGGGTATCAGGCTCATCCCATGGCTCATGGAGGTCATGGGAGTAAGGTAAGGAGAGTAGCTGAGACCTGGGCTCGTACCAAGCCCCTGGGTGACATTGAACGCAGGCTGTAAAAGAGAAGGGACAGCAGTCAGTACAGACACTACTACACATCTGAAATGAAGGATCTGAGTTTTGGGATggtgtataattaagcaataaggcacgaggaggtgtggtatatggccaatataccacgactaaagGCTGTTTTTACGCACAACGCAACGCCTGTTGAACACACATCCTCAGCCTTTGCCACCTTCTATAGGAATTTAATGACTGCATAAGACTATGTTTTGGATGACTGCCTGCGAATGCTTATTGAATTGTTTAATTTCTGCCTTTTCTATTCCAGACATTCTGAAATTCACCAAAGCATCCCATGTATGTAACTTTAGTCTTTCACTTTTCAATATActcaaaagaagaaaaaaataattgGTTTTCTTTGAAAGCAATACATCTAGGATATAGGCCTACTGAGCACATAATGTACAAAACTGCCTCTCTGCCACTGTCTGAGCAAATAGTGACACCTTATGGTCATAATGTGTATCACATGCAATGCACTACAAGTAGCCTAAAGAAATTAAGTGGCCAATTTCATTCCCAAAAGGCCTGGatacagcctttagccgtggtatattggccatatatcaccaacccccgaggtgccttattgctattataaactggttaccaacgtaattagagcagtaaaaataaatgttttgtcatacccgtggtgtacggcctgatataccacagctgtcagccaatcatcattcagggttcgaaccacccagtttataatgtctgATATACTACGAttttcaaccaatcagcattcagggctcaaaccacccagtttataataaactGTACTTACTACAGGCTGCATGCTCGTGCCTGGGATCATGAAGTGCATCTGCTGGGCCAGCATGGCTGCTGCCGTCTTCTGCTGGATGAGGTTGTTGCGTCCGTTAATCTCTAGCTGGGTTTTTAAATGAGAAGGCGGATGAAGGTACTTACAGTTTTCTCTTGAACAACGACCCTGGAATAAGAGTAAGAACACAAAAGAAATCTAAATATTAGACAAGATAAATCCCTTAAAAACATAGGCCTAAGCCTACCATGAGTAGTCTATGCCTACAGCTTTATAAATATAATATACATATTTATGTTACATAAAGTGAAGCATCCTTACTGGACAGGGTCACTAGAATTCATTGACAACCAAGGAAAGCGACAAAGACGTCCATAAAAATAAGACACAAAATACCATTCCCAGAACATTCATGAAAGATTCATGTTGAGCCTCAATCATGTCCTGAAGATGCAGTAGCCCACGCCCCTAACAGACCAAGACCATTCAGCTCAGAGGACAGGACACTAATGCAATACCAGGAAACTCAATCATATTGACACAGAATCACACCTTCACACTTGAAATGCTTTTCTGTGGGGACAGATAGTATGGTAGTTTGGCTGATGCTATTGTTGTTGCAGAGGCAGTATGATTGACAGAGAGGAGCACACTGCGCCCCAAGACAAATGCACACAA encodes the following:
- the LOC139538987 gene encoding muscleblind-like protein 2a isoform X1 produces the protein MALNISSVRDTKWLTLEVCRQFQRGTCSRSDEECKFAHPPTSCQVENGRVIACFDSLKGRCSRENCKYLHPPSHLKTQLEINGRNNLIQQKTAAAMLAQQMHFMIPGTSMQPVPAFNVTQGLGTSPGLSYSPYLTPMTSMSHGMSLIPTELLPSTPVMVPGSPPVTLQSSNSSSSSPSQKLLRIDKLEVCREFQRGTCARGETDCRFAHPSDSPMIDTSDNTVTVCMDYIKSRCSREKCKYFHPPAHLQAKIKSSQHQVNHTAVAAQAAAAAMTQSTAKAMKRPLEATVDLAFPYGCLQPLPKRQALEKSHGASSFFNPSMLHYQQALANAQLQQTAAFYPTGSVFCMSPAPGVDHPQVTNRKGTECQDAALRDPKQPVCKYYICSTRELQQPAC
- the LOC139538987 gene encoding muscleblind-like protein 2a isoform X4, encoding MALNISSVRDTKWLTLEVCRQFQRGTCSRSDEECKFAHPPTSCQVENGRVIACFDSLKGRCSRENCKYLHPPSHLKTQLEINGRNNLIQQKTAAAMLAQQMHFMIPGTSMQPVPAFNVTQGLGTSPGLSYSPYLTPMTSMSHGMSLIPTELLPSTPVMVPGSPPVTLQSSNSSSSSPSQKLLRIDKLEVCREFQRGTCARGETDCRFAHPSDSPMIDTSDNTVTVCMDYIKSRCSREKCKYFHPPAHLQAKIKSSQHQVNHTAVAAQAAAAAMAFPYGCLQPLPKRQALEKSHGASSFFNPSMLHYQQALANAQLQQTAAFYPTGSVFCMSPAPGVDHPQVTNRKGTECQDAALRDPKQPVCKYYICSTRELQQPAC
- the LOC139538987 gene encoding muscleblind-like protein 2 isoform X6; its protein translation is MALNISSVRDTKWLTLEVCRQFQRGTCSRSDEECKFAHPPTSCQVENGRVIACFDSLKGRCSRENCKYLHPPSHLKTQLEINGRNNLIQQKTAAAMLAQQMHFMIPGTSMQPVPAFNVTQGLGTSPGLSYSPYLTPMTSMSHGMSLIPTELLPSTPVMVPGSPPVTLQSSNSSSSSPSQKLLRIDKLEVCREFQRGTCARGETDCRFAHPSDSPMIDTSDNTVTVCMDYIKSRCSREKCKYFHPPAHLQAKIKSSQHQVNHTAVAAQAAAAAMAFPYGCLQPLPKRQALEKSHGASSFFNPSMLHYQQALANAQLQQTAAFYPTVPMMYSATPATVSAATTPATSVPYAATAPANQIILK
- the LOC139538987 gene encoding muscleblind-like protein 2a isoform X3, producing MALNISSVRDTKWLTLEVCRQFQRGTCSRSDEECKFAHPPTSCQVENGRVIACFDSLKGRCSRENCKYLHPPSHLKTQLEINGRNNLIQQKTAAAMLAQQMHFMIPGTSMQPVPAFNVTQGLGTSPGLSYSPYLTPMTSMSHGMSLIPTELLPSTPVMVPGSPPVTLQSSNSSSSSPSQKLLRIDKLEVCREFQRGTCARGETDCRFAHPSDSPMIDTSDNTVTVCMDYIKSRCSREKCKYFHPPAHLQAKIKSSQHQVNHTAVAAQAAAAAMTQSTAKAMKRPLEATVDLAFPYGCLQPLPKRQALEKSHGASSFFNPSMLHYQQALANAQLQQTAAFYPTVPMMYSATPATVSAATTPATSVPYAATAPANQIILK
- the LOC139538987 gene encoding muscleblind-like protein 2a isoform X5, with protein sequence MALNISSVRDTKWLTLEVCRQFQRGTCSRSDEECKFAHPPTSCQVENGRVIACFDSLKGRCSRENCKYLHPPSHLKTQLEINGRNNLIQQKTAAAMLAQQMHFMIPGTSMQPVPAFNVTQGLGTSPGLSYSPYLTPMTSMSHGMSLIPTELLPSTPVMVPGSPPVTLQSSNSSSSSPSQKLLRIDKLEVCREFQRGTCARGETDCRFAHPSDSPMIDTSDNTVTVCMDYIKSRCSREKCKYFHPPAHLQAKIKSSQHQVNHTAVAAQAAAAAMAFPYGCLQPLPKRQALEKSHGASSFFNPSMLHYQQALANAQLQQTAAFYPTGSVFCMSPAPGVVPMMYSATPATVSAATTPATSVPYAATAPANQIILK
- the LOC139538987 gene encoding muscleblind-like protein 2a isoform X2; the protein is MALNISSVRDTKWLTLEVCRQFQRGTCSRSDEECKFAHPPTSCQVENGRVIACFDSLKGRCSRENCKYLHPPSHLKTQLEINGRNNLIQQKTAAAMLAQQMHFMIPGTSMQPVPAFNVTQGLGTSPGLSYSPYLTPMTSMSHGMSLIPTELLPSTPVMVPGSPPVTLQSSNSSSSSPSQKLLRIDKLEVCREFQRGTCARGETDCRFAHPSDSPMIDTSDNTVTVCMDYIKSRCSREKCKYFHPPAHLQAKIKSSQHQVNHTAVAAQAAAAAMTQSTAKAMKRPLEATVDLAFPYGCLQPLPKRQALEKSHGASSFFNPSMLHYQQALANAQLQQTAAFYPTGSVFCMSPAPGVVPMMYSATPATVSAATTPATSVPYAATAPANQIILK